The region GGCGCGCGCGGACTGCTTGAGATGAAGGAGGCAGGCGCACGCACTTTCGCGCAGGACGAGGCAAGCTCGGTCGTGTTCGGAATGCCCAAGGAAGCAATCGCACGCGGTGCGGCCGACCGGGTGCTGGGGCTCGACACGATTGCCGGGGAAATCCTCCGGGCGACGGCGCGCTGAACGATGGCGGCCCTCAAACTTGTCGTCACTCCGCCCGCAGTGGACGTTGGTCACGCAGCGCTGATCGAGGATCTGGTGGCGCTGCTTAAGCGGCTGGACGAAAGCTTCGACATGGCAGGCACTCACCTGTTCCAGTCGGTGGCACGCATCCAGAACATCACCTCGGCGCTGACCGAGGTGACCGGCATGTTTGATGGCGGGGTCGGCGTCGAAGCCGTCAACGGGTTGCGGATGGCTGCCGAATCCCTGCGCAACGTGCGCAGCCTGGTACAAGGCAGGTCTCACGAGATCGCGACCATGCACGAGGCCGCGCGGGCTTTGCGTACCAGCGCTGCAGAGGTCATGCGCTGCCTGCAGGTCCTCGACATCTACGGCATGAACGTGAAGATCACCGCGTCGGGCCATCCGCAATTCATGGAATTTGCCGATGCCATGCGCGGAAAGCTGCATCAGGGCGACAGGGAGCTGATCGGCCTTGACCACATGCTCGGCGGGCTTCTGGAAAGCCTGCGCGAGATGGGCCAGAACGACCGCTTGCTGGATCGCGAGTGCGCAAAGGTCTTTCCGCAAGTGCCCGATGCGCTGATGCGCGAAGCCGGCAACCTGCAGCAGCACCAACTGCGCCTTGGCAATCTGGCCAAGACCATCGCCAACCTGGCGCAGGCGATCCAGACCGAGCTTCATGCCGCCATTCAGGCCATCCAGATTGGCGACAGCGTACGCCAGCGGCTGGAGCACGTGCTGGCGAGTTTGCGCTTGGCTGAAGCGAAACGTCAGGACGGCAGCATGACTGGCGCTGCGGCGGCGCCATTGCTCCGCGTTCATGCTGCATTGTTCGAAGCGGCAATCACCGACTATGCGCGCGACAGGGCCGAGCTCGCTGCGTCGCTGTCGCGACTGCAAAGCCAGTGCAAGAACCTTCAGGGCCCGAGCGACCACCAAGCGAGCGAAGGCGACGGCGACATGCTGGGGCGCATCGAATCGAGCGTTGCTGAGGCGCACTTGATGCTTCGCCAATTGGACCGCGCGAACAGCGAAGGCATGGCGACGCTCGATCTGATCCTGCAGACGGTCGACGAAGTGACAGAGCGCGCAGAAGCCATCACCCGGTTGCGGCTCGACGTGCAACACATGGCGATCAACATTGGCCTGAGCTGCCGCACTGCGCAGCTGATCGGTCGTCCGGTGATGGTGATCGCCAACGAGATCAGGACCTATTCCGAACGCCTTGACGCGATAGCCGATGCCATCCAGCGGACGCAGAACAACCTGTCGGCGCCCTGCCATCGCCTGCAGAGCCAATCGCAAGACAACGGTGCGGCATCTGGCGAACTCTTGGCCCGCTTTCTCTCCACGATCGGTGATTGCAACGAAAAGGGCCGACAGGCGATGGCCGTGGTCGACGCCGAGTCCGACCAGCTCGGGTCAAGCCTTGCGCTGGCTATCGATGCGCTGGAGGAGGCAGGGATGCTGGAAGCGTCGATGCACAGCCTGTCAAAGGCCTTGCAAGACGCCGGAGCGGATGCCCAGCCGGTCGGGGGCGACAGCGCGGTGCTGTTGCAGGCGATGCTGGACGACCTGGCGCGAAGCTACACGATGGCGGACGAGCGGCTGATCCACAATCAGGCGCTGGTCGCTGGCCTGACCGGAATTGCCCTGGCGCCTGAGATTGCGCCGGGTGCCGAAGACGATGACGAGGATGATGGCCTGTTCTGAAGCAGGTCGATCATCCGGCGGTCTCAATCGACGGTCGTATCCACTACCGGCGCCTCGGGCCCGTTCTTGAGGATCGATTCAATGGCATTGCGGGCGCTGGCCTTGCTTGCGTAGCCTTCGGTCCAGAAGATGGTTTCACTGTTGTGGCAGAAGTAGGCGACAAACTCGCCTGCCTTGTTCCGGCGAATCTCGAAACGGTGCGCCATCATGATTCTCCCTGTCCTTGGCCCCTGTCCTTGGCCCAGATCGTTAGTTACCACGGGAAAGGCGAAGCGCATCAGGCAAATCACGCGCACAGGGTTGATTTTTGCCTGCGAATGGCGGATGCCCGCCAGCATAAAGTAGCGGGCGTTTGACCCGCCAGGCAAACGAGCGCCAGCGCGCGTCGGGGCCGTGGAATGGGAATGGATCCTGTGTCTGCGGCGGCAAAGTCATCATCTGCCAATAGCAACGTCGCCAGCGCAAATGCAGGTGCGGAGCACTGCGCCTGCGCGGCACGCGACCATGTCCCGAACATGCACGAACGCAATTGCCCCGTTGCCGGGGCAGGAACGCCAGAAGGTTGACCATGAACCCCAAAGACTTCGCGATAAGCCTCGATCTTATCAATCGCCACTACCAGGAGCCGAACCGCAACCGGTTCGAAAGCAAGTATTTCTGGGAGGAACTTTACCCCCTGATCGCCACGGCAGGCTTCTCTGCCATCGAGATTCCCTATGAGCCGGTATGGCAGTTCGGCGGACGCAGCGGCGTGCCGATGAACCGCTATTGCATCAACACCAAGTACGCCAGCGCCGCGCAGTACCGCGAAGTTCTCAAGCAGAGCGGGATCGAGCGCGTCACCGGCGTGACTTTCGATCCCAACCTGTTCATGCGCAACGACAATATCCATTTCTACTTCGGCGCATCGGGCCATTTCGCCGGTGAAGCGCTGGCCCATGCGGCAGACCTTGGCGCTGACTATTTCGCCATCAGCCCCTCGCCCTATTACGGGCGCATCAAGCAGTACCACCCCGATATCGACGCGCAGATCGAAATGTTCACCGATCGCACTGTCGAACTGCTGAACGGCCTTGCCGCCAAGGCCGAGGAGCTCGGCGTCAAGCTTGTCCTGCGCAACGAATACTGGAGCCTGTTCGGAGGAGAGCGCGTGCTCCCACTGCTTGCGCGCTTACCCGAAAGCGTCGGCCTTGACGTCGATACCGCCAGCCTCAGCGTCGCAGGCATCGACCCTGTGCAGTTCATCACTGCGAACATCGCCCGCATCGGCTGCGTCCACCTGACCGACACCAGCTTCGTTGACAGCAACGAGACCTGGAAGACCCCAACCCCGAACACCCACAGGGCCATGCCACGCAAGTGTTCCGCGATCCCGGCACCGGTTCGGTCGATTTCGCCGCGATTGCCGCAACGCTCGACAAGCTCGGCTACGCCGGCCCCGTGACATGCAGCGCCCGCCAGACGCGCGATCCGTTCCGCGCCCTGCTGCGCACGCGCGCCCTGCTCAACCAGCTTTGATTTCCGGAGTTGTCCGAAATGCCCAACATCCAATACGCCAACATGAGCCACTGGAAGTCGATCC is a window of Novosphingobium sp. THN1 DNA encoding:
- a CDS encoding sugar phosphate isomerase/epimerase, which produces MNPKDFAISLDLINRHYQEPNRNRFESKYFWEELYPLIATAGFSAIEIPYEPVWQFGGRSGVPMNRYCINTKYASAAQYREVLKQSGIERVTGVTFDPNLFMRNDNIHFYFGASGHFAGEALAHAADLGADYFAISPSPYYGRIKQYHPDIDAQIEMFTDRTVELLNGLAAKAEELGVKLVLRNEYWSLFGGERVLPLLARLPESVGLDVDTASLSVAGIDPVQFITANIARIGCVHLTDTSFVDSNETWKTPTPNTHRAMPRKCSAIPAPVRSISPRLPQRSTSSATPAP
- a CDS encoding DUF1508 domain-containing protein, which codes for MAHRFEIRRNKAGEFVAYFCHNSETIFWTEGYASKASARNAIESILKNGPEAPVVDTTVD